A stretch of Aedes aegypti strain LVP_AGWG chromosome 2, AaegL5.0 Primary Assembly, whole genome shotgun sequence DNA encodes these proteins:
- the LOC23687516 gene encoding elongation factor 1-alpha, with protein MGKEKTHINIVVIGHVDSGKSTTTGHLIYKCGGIDKRTIEKFEKEAQEMGKGSFKYAWVLDKLKAERERGITIDIALWKFETSKYYVTIIDAPGHRDFIKNMITGTSQADCAVLIVAAGTGEFEAGISKNGQTREHALLAFTLGVKQLIVGVNKMDSTEPPYSESRFEEIKKEVSSYIKKIGYNPAAVAFVPISGWHGDNMLEVSTKMPWFKGWNVERKEGKADGKCLIEALDAILPPTRPTDKALRLPLQDVYKIGGIGTVPVGRVETGVLKPGTVVVFAPVNLTTEVKSVEMHHEALQEAVPGDNVGFNVKNVSVKELRRGYVAGDTKNNPPKGAADFTAQVIVLNHPGQISNGYTPVLDCHTAHIACKFAEIKEKVDRRSGKSTEENPKSIKSGDAAIVNLVPSKPLCVESFQEFPPLGRFAVRDMRQTVAVGVIKSVNFKDASGGKVTKAAEKAQKGKK; from the coding sequence ATGGGTAAGGAGAAGACTCATATTAACATTGTCGTAATTGGACACGTCGATTCTGGTAAGTCGACCACTACCGGCCATCTGATCTACAAATGCGGTGGTATCGACAAGCGTACGATCGAGAAGTTCGAGAAGGAAGCCCAGGAAATGGGTAAGGGTTCCTTCAAGTACGCCTGGGTGTTGGACAAACTGAAGGCCGAACGTGAACGTGGTATCACCATCGATATCGCCCTGTGGAAGTTCGAAACCAGCAAGTACTACGTGACCATCATCGATGCCCCTGGACATCGTGATTTCATCAAGAACATGATTACCGGAACATCGCAGGCCGATTGCGCCGTGCTGATCGTCGCCGCCGGTACTGGTGAGTTCGAAGCCGGTATCTCCAAGAACGGACAGACCCGTGAGCACGCCCTGCTCGCCTTCACCCTCGGTGTCAAGCAGCTGATCGTTGGTGTGAACAAGATGGACTCCACTGAGCCACCATACAGCGAATCCCGTTTCGAGGAAATCAAGAAGGAAGTCTCGTCCTACATCAAGAAGATCGGTTACAACCCAGCCGCCGTTGCTTTCGTCCCAATCTCTGGATGGCACGGAGACAACATGTTGGAGGTATCCACCAAGATGCCATGGTTCAAGGGATGGAACGTTGAGCGCAAGGAAGGCAAGGCCGATGGCAAGTGCCTGATCGAAGCTCTGGATGCTATCCTGCCCCCAACCCGCCCCACCGACAAGGCCCTGCGTCTGCCCCTGCAGGATGTCTACAAAATCGGTGGTATCGGAACAGTACCAGTCGGTCGTGTTGAAACCGGTGTCCTGAAGCCAGGTACCGTTGTTGTGTTCGCCCCAGTCAACCTGACCACTGAAGTCAAGTCCGTCGAAATGCACCACGAAGCTCTGCAGGAAGCCGTGCCCGGAGACAACGTTGGTTTCAACGTCAAGAACGTCTCGGTCAAGGAATTGCGTCGTGGATACGTTGCCGGTGACACCAAGAACAACCCACCCAAGGGTGCTGCTGACTTCACCGCTCAGGTTATTGTCCTGAACCACCCTGGACAGATCTCCAACGGATACACTCCAGTGCTGGATTGCCACACCGCTCACATTGCCTGCAAGTTCGCCGAAATCAAGGAGAAGGTCGATCGTCGTTCTGGCAAGTCGACCGAAGAGAACCCGAAATCGATCAAGTCTGGCGATGCCGCTATCGTCAACCTGGTCCCATCCAAGCCACTGTGCGTTGAGTCCTTCCAGGAGTTCCCACCGCTGGGACGTTTCGCTGTCCGTGATATGAGACAGACCGTCGCCGTCGGTGTCATCAAGTCCGTGAACTTCAAGGACGCTTCCGGTGGCAAGGTTACCAAGGCCGCCGAAAAGGCCCAGAAGGGTAAGAAATAG